Part of the Peromyscus eremicus unplaced genomic scaffold, PerEre_H2_v1 PerEre#2#unplaced_58, whole genome shotgun sequence genome, tgctgagccttctctctagcctcaacaaattctttcTCAGAAGAGCAAATTACTGCCAAGCATAAtttagtggcccacacctttacttttagaggactcaggaggcaaaggcagttggatctctatgggttacaggacagccagggccacacagtgagaccttgtctcaaaaacaaacaacaaaccctgTCAACTCCCCAGGCACAGGCATTCTAAACAGACTAAAGGGACCATGGCTGCCATTAGGCTAAGTGTTTCTTCTTTGTGGTGCTGAAGATGGAGCCCTTCTGGGCAAGTCTTGGGATGATCATAACCCGTAAACCACAATAAGTAATTCCTAGAGATAAACATAAATCTGTTCAAAGTGGTGACCTATAAAGAGGTAGGGAGGGGCTCTATTTTACTGCTTTTACAACCATGCTATGCAAGGAAACAGTTAAGAAACTTCACAGTACCACAGGAGCTACTGACTTCTGGAGCTATGAAGTTAGTAGTTCCTGTGCTCAAGTcccaacccagcactcaggaattcAGAGCTGCCCTCAGACGCAAGGCAACTtctgggccagtctgggctacatgagaccctgtatcaaaaaacaaaacaaaacaaaaaaaacaataaaaccccaaaaacaaacaaacaaacaaacccccaaaacccccaaacaaaaaacaaaaacaaaacaaataaacaaatcaaaaaaccaaaaaaaaaaaaaacaaaaaacactgggaTTGGTTGGCTGGCTCAGCCCATAAGGGCCCTTCCTTGCCTGGTAAGCCTGATGATGGACTCAATCTGGGGAATGCAAAGGAagctagaaggagagaacccacagagctgtcctctgatgcCACATGTGCCAAGGTGCCAgtgatgacaaaataaaataaaataaaagcagttcCTCAGCTTTGGTACTGCTGACCTCTGGGCTAGTCAGGGCCTGTCCAGGGTTGCTGTGTGCACCAAGGACTCAACCAGCAGCTGCTGAGCAAATCTTGGGATGATCATAACCCATAAACCACCAATGATGAAAATCCACATAAAATGTCTGCACACATCCCTAACCAGTCATCGTCACTGTTAGATGAGCACTCTGTTTAATCCAGGCAGGTCCTGGCCCCTGACTGGCCCAGCTTCAATCACAGCCCTCACTCAGTGACATGAGAAAATCCTAGCCAGACTCGTGCGCTGCTCTCATCCCCACCTGGAgaattttttgttgcttttttttttgaggtagggtctcatgtagtccagactggatTAAATCTCCCCAgtgtggccaaggatgactttgagctcCTGATCTTTCTATCTCCAACTCCTAAGTGCCCAGATGTCAGGTACCCAGTGGGCTCTAATTTCTGCAGAGCCCCTAAACCAACAGAATGCAGTAGCCAATCCTCACCAGGTCCCTGGTTCTGCAAGTAGTTCCTTGGACGTATGGCTGTGCCCTCAGACACACTGCCCCATGCTCCCATCACAAACACTTGAATCATATCCTTTCTGACAGAGACCCCTGGATGGTCAGTTTTCATTGTCCACCTGACACAATCTAGGATCACCTGGGAAGTGAGGGGTTGTCTGGATCAGGCTGGActgtgggcgtgtctgtgagAGGTTGTCTTGATTGCTCTGAGGGAAGCCTGGCAGCTCCTTCTCTGATGCCAGAATGCCAACCCCCAAGCCCCAGCCAGGCCCTGCCTTTGGTCCTTGGCAATATGCTGCTCCTTCCTTCAGGTGGCTTTCCAGCAGCCAGTACAGAAACCTGTTATGGGAACAGTCAGAGATCAAGCCAGTTGACCTTTGATGTATTTGCTTAGAGGTCAGAGAGAGATGCAGGAGTCTTGAAACTGTGTATACAGGACAAGAAGGATTTGTTTAATAGGGGACAGTCACATTCATCAGACATGGGAAACTAATGGCACATCTGCTGGACTACCTTCAACACCCAGCCATCTCGATGGGCCTGTGCTCCTGTGTGCTGTGGAGGTGCTGGCAACTGACTTCCTATGGCATTCTCAAGATATACTTGTTTTCTGTACATATTGCTTTGGACTTAAGAGGACACCAAATTTCTACACTGGCATAAGTCTTCAAAGCTTACAAACAGCAACAGCACAACAAGCAACAGTGGATGCCAGGCTGCCAGTTACCCCAGGTAAAGCAAGAAGGAGCACGGTGGGGGTAGTGTTGTGGTTCATGCCCTTCTCATTCACCACTGAATGAGACCCTCCCTAGGAAATAAACAGACAGCAGGGGggtgtgtagatgtaacagtcttattattaaataagaaacacagagccaaatgcagagttaaaagcctaagaggtcagagcagtagccaagaacTGAGACTAAAACCGTCTTCTTACCCCTCActgccgctgccatccttcccctgagaaagagacctacttcctgtgtgtctgtctttttattgactttctgttctgccttttaattggttgtaaacccaaccacatgaccttctcgttactacctgtctatacagaactccaggtcttctatggttggtatggagattaaaggcgtgtgtctccatgctggtggtgtccttgaacacacagagatctgcctgtcatgtgatcgggattaagggcgtgtgctaccactgccagacttctgctatggcttgctattagctctgacccccaggcaactttatttattaacatacaaataaaatcacatttcagcacaaataaaatatcaccataagggtGGAAGAGGAAAACTAAAACCTACTCCTTGCAGAAACCACCCAAGCAACCATAGAGCTCCCTGAGGTCTGGGACTAAAGTCATGCCACCATGTTGGAttgtgtatttctttaaaaaaaaaagaaggaaaaagaagatttattttatgtgtacaaagtgttgcctgcatgtgtgtctacacaCCATCACACTAACATTAGTTAGATCAGGGTTATATCAAATgcagaagacaaaaataattaaatctcaaTTATAATAGAGCTAatggggggctgaagagatggctcagtggctaaaagcactggctgctcttgcagaagacccaggttcagttcctgatGGCTCAtggcagcctgtaactccagttccaggggcattGTTCTGGACTTcataggcaccaagcatgcacatggcgCACAGACACACATTAGGTAAAACACTTGGACatataaattaagtaaataaaaatatgaggctAACAGATCTATAATTCAGGAATTTCTGTCTCAGTGGCTTTGGTTATCACTTCTCTCTCAAGACCTGCCTTCCTGACAATTCAGCCCTAATGGCTTCTACCATATCACTTAGCTCCATAGGGCATGAACTGGTAGACACAGTAGGCCAAGGTTCCCAAAGCAATCTGCACCTCACTATTACACCCTCAGCATGGTTGTCCCTAAGTGTACAGAGTTGGAAGGGTACAGGTCCAAAGCCATAGTCAAATCTGTTACTGTCCTCAGTATACAACaaagggatttttgtttttgtttttctgagacagggtttctctgtgtaacagcctggctgtcctggaactcaatctgtagtccaggctggctttgaactcagagatctgcctgcctctgcctcctgagtgcttggggcTGTAACTCCGTAATAAGTGTCTGCCCAATGCTGAGTTCCTGCGTTCCATTCCCAgtgctgaaaagaaaacaaaaccaaaaccccaaaactcTAGTGCTATGTacacaggagtgtgccaccatgccagccttGTGTCTTCTAAGAGTGGCAGACATTGCATTTAGGGCTTGTTCTAATTTCCTACGATATGTGCTCTACTCTCAGTTTCTGTCAAGATCCTCATCCCAAGTAACCAAGGCTCTCAGTGGGTGTGGATACCAGCAAGCAGCCCAGACAACTTCTTGCCTGGCCAATGGTGCCCTTTATGCGGGCTCACATTGAGAGTTATGGCTAGAAGTTTCAGACTCCTGCTTTGCTCCTAGCTacattcctggaactcaatctgtagtccaggctggctttgaactcagagatctgcctgcctctgcctcctgagtgcttggggcTGTAACTCCGTAATAAGTGTCTGCCCAATGCTGAGTACCTGCGTTCCATTCCCAgtgctgaaaagaaaacaaaaccaaaaccccaaaactcTAGTGCAATGTATGTAGCCTGGAATGTAGCCCTTCAGCAGTGTCTGGGCTTCTAGACACCCACAGTTCTCCTGGTGTTCCATGTTAGACTTTGGCTGGAGTCCAGTCAACCCATGATGCATTCCTGGGGCCACCTACactgttgttattttctttattattttcagtgctgggaatggaagccaGGGCCTTCTGCAAGTAGCCAAGTGCAGTAGCACTAAGCCAGGCCTGTAGATCCCttctgggagattctaggcaagGGCTCCACTGGTGAACCATACTGGCACCCAGCCACTCACTGTGAGGTTTTAGGCAGGGACTCCACCCATAAGCCACACTGCCTCCACTTGGGAGAGGGagttctgtggttgatatatttgtaccttaataaacttatctggggtcagagaatagaacagccaacacattagacatagaggccagaaaatgatggcacacacacctttaatcctatcacttgggaggcagagatccatgtggatctctgtgagttcaaggccacactggaaacagccaggcatggtgacacacacctttaatcccagcacttgagatatcatgtcttgcttgggaaagacacacgcctttaatcccaggaagtgatggcaggaaacagaaaggtatataaggtgtgaggaccaggaactagtgcCTTTTCAGCTTTTAGGCCTTTAGCAGCAGTTCGGCTGAGATCCATTCCGGCGAGGACTCACAAGCTTCAGTCTGcagattcgtggaaacaggatctgatCAGGAGTTGTCGAGGAAACAATTACTCTTTGtaagaaatcacagtagaaagaAAATTTACAATATCTACGTTTATTTCCTAGTGTGTTATTAAATGGAACTTTATGTGTCATCATAACACAGTAGAAGCAGCGACGGGTCGGATAACCGTTTGTGAGGATGACACGGCATGGTAAGAACTGTATTGCAGGGGCTGTCTACACCTACCATGAGAAGAAGAGGGACGCAGCGGCCTCAGGCTATGGGACCCAGAACATCCGACTGAGCCGGGACGCCGTGAAGGACTTTGACTGCTGCTGTCTCTCACTGCAGCCCTGCCATGATCCTGTGTTCACCCCAGATGGCTACCTGTACGAACGGGAGGCGATCCTGGAGTACATCCTACACCAGAAGAAAGAGATTGCCCGGCAGATGAAGGCCGATGAGAAGCAGCGAGCAGCCCGGAGGGAAGAGCAGAAACAGCTTCAGCAAGCTGCAGCCCAGGACCAAGTTCGAGGCTTCCTGGAGAAGGAGGCAGCCATCGTGAGCCGGCCCCTCAACCCCTTCATGCCCAAAGCTGCCACCTTACCCAACACAGATGGTGAGCAGCCAGGGCCCAGGGTGGGTCCCCCAGGCAAGGACAAGAACAAAGCGCTGCCCAGCTTCTGGATTCCCTCACTGACGCCTGAGGCAAAGGCCACCAAGCTGGAAAAACCATCTCGCACTGTGACCTGCCCGATGTCTGGGAAGCCTCTACGCATGTCGGACCTGATGCCAGTGCACTTCACGCAGCTGGACGACTCTGGAGACCGCGTGGGACTCATCACACACAGTGAGCGCTACGTGTGTGCTGTGACCCGAGACAGCCTGAGCAATGCCACACCATGTGCAGTGCTGTGGCCCTCTGGGGCTGTGGTCACCCTGGAGTGTGTAGAGAAACTGATCCAGAAGGACATGGTGGACCCGGTGAACGGGGATCCGCTGACAGAACGTGATATCATCGTGCTGCAGCGCGGCGGTACCCGCTTCGCAGGCTCAGGAGTGAAGCTACAGGCAGAGCTGTCTCGGCCAGTGATGCAAGCCTGAGCTGTGACCTAATAAACCTGCctgtgaatggaaaaaaaagaaatacaatttaatgCCAGGTGGTTGGAGAGCATGCCTCTAATCTCAACATTTGGgcggacaggcagatctctgtgagttcaaggccagcctgggctacagggcgagttccaggaaaactaGAGCTGTTGTTACACATAAGTTAAAGTTCATCAACACAGTAATGTCGTTAAGAACCAGGAATGGAAGTAGTCATAAGAAGATCCTGGCTTCTTCTGGACATTTGAGTTGTTCTTCTCCTCAGGAAGGGCATCTTATAAAACCTAAGGATTTCATAAGAATCTATTGGATGGATCTTAGGACTCTCCAAGATTTTCATTGCCAAAGGGCAAATACTGGAATTATCTGAAAACATAAGCTCCAGAGAACAGCAAGGACCCCATTGGTAAATAATTATCAGGAGTAGAAGTGGCCAAGATGAGAAGGttttaatctttcattttatctatctatctatctatctatctatctatctatctatctgtctgtctgtctgtctgtctgtctgtctgtctgtctgtctatctcatCCTCTTTTTGTTTTAAGTCTAGCTAcccaggctgatttcaaactTGAGTATTTCTTTATGTGTGCTACAGTGCTTGGCACAGAATATTCTATAACCTGAAGTGTGTTTGAAACCTGTTAAATAAATCTCGTCAAAAGTGAGTACTGACACAATTCAAttcactctctctatatataactgAATTtaccatcaccccccccccccccgtgcaccCCATGCTTACCTTGCACTGGTTGATTGGGCATCTCACATCTAAAAACATCTGAAATACAAAAATGCTATGAAATCTTAAACTGTTGATCCCAAGCATTTTATATAAGGGACATTCAGCCTGCAATTAGCATGTAATTAACAATGAACAATGGCGGTCATTTGCTGTTAGAACTCTTAATGCTCTTCACAATCACAAAGAAGGAAGGTGGCCAACTGTAACAGTTCTCATCTCACCATCTGAAATGAAAGCTGGGAGGTTGAGTGAATGTCTGAGAACAAGGCTAGCAAAGCCCTGGCTCTGGAGACCCTGCCTTGCCTCCAGGCTCTGAGTTCTGTGCCATCAATCATGCTGTGCTGCCTTCATAAGACCCAGTGACCTTGACCTCACCTTGAGTTCAAAGCATTTTTGTATACTTGCTCTAGTTAGCTCCTGGGCCTTAATGGATTCTTTGGAAAGATGCTGGATTTTTGTTTGGCCTCAGTTTCTGAATGCACCCTGCAAGTCATCTgacaaaaacatgtttgttttagaGGCAAGTGTTAGTCCTGCATTATAATCTCTGTACCTAGAGTCTGGTGCTCTTTTTTGTGTTTAGACATAGGTAGCTAATAACAGAGCACAACTGAGTTAAATAAATTTAGAagcatatttgttattttttaatcttaacaCAAAGTTAACACAGATTTTGagtttataaaatatagaaatcaacataatttttattggCACACAGCTCCAGTAAAGCTTAAAATTCTGTGAGATAGACATAACAATATTCTCCAtcaattttaaattagatttattattgctattattatttctGTGCACTTGTGTGACATGCATGCCGCAGtacatgtatagaggtcagaaatCAATGTAAGGGATTGGTACTCTGCCCCCCAAaaaatgtgggtcccagggactgaattcaggtcatcacgCTTGGTGACTAGTGCCTAATTTACCAGCTGAACCAAACTGTCAGCTCCTCTATCAAGTCTGAAATTCAACAATAAGGCAGAAAAACTGGCTCTGGACACCCTGCCTTGCCTCCAGGCTCTGAGTTCTGTGCCATCAATCACGCTGTGCTGGAAGTGAAAtaaaattgcaaaagaaaaaaaaaaataaaagctcttcTTCAAGAAACTGTTTGAggacttgtggtggtattgtgttccccaaaatattgtgtaccttaataaacttatctggggtcagaggacagacagccactagatacagaggctagaaaatgttagcacacacctttaattctagcattccagagacagaaatccctctggatctctgtgagttcaaggccacattggaaacagccaggcatggtgactcacgcctttaatcccagaaagcagcctttaatcccagggagtggtggtagaaagcagaaaggtttataagctgtgaggaccagaaactagaagcatttgcctggttgagcatttggctggttaagcattcaggcttctagcagcagttcagctgagagccattgggatgaggacacagaggcctccaTTCTGTGGAGaagagaccagctgaggatccggcgaggtgagaatgctgtggcttgttctgtctctctgatctaccagcattcaccccaataactggcctcgggtttgattttattaataagaccctctaatATTCCTGCTACAAGGACTAGCAATGCTCATTGGGGAGAGGCATTTCCAAGCAGACCAGAGAATTTATGTTCAACCCTGAAATCTCACAAGGTAGCGGGATGGAACATGTTGTACCCTGAGTACCCCAAAGACCCCCATGAGACCAAAATccagcaaagagtctttttattgctGCCAGTTAACTTGggtctctccatccatctgatgcagcagagcaggagagaccctgagtagcactCAAGCAGGGCTTTTCTAATGGTTAGGGTAGGAGATCTAGGGGAATTCCAACTCTATATCATTACAAGCTCAAGACTGGTGCTTACGTCAGGTTAGAGATGCTTGGTTTGAACTGATTGGAGAGTTGCAACTCAAAGGAAATTGCCCTATCCTCTAGCAATCTATGTTATTGTATCCATTTGACCAGCAGATCCATTTCCTCTGACAGTTAGACATCCCACTTTTTATCTGCAGGTAACTCATTCCCTATGACAGCTATGGTATACAATCTATAACAGCAGAAAATATCTCAGAGGACATATCTGGTGCTTTGTTTATTATGCCAGTCATGTTATAGCATATCCTTTAGGTTATGGCAGGAAATGCCTGGTGTGCAGCTCCTAATTGTCTAGGGGTGAAGGGGCAGCAGATCATCTGGTGGGTTTTTTAAGAACAATTTATCCAAGGGCCTGTTGTCCCCTgtctgacccttctctaagatggctgcaACCCTGGCATCCTCTCAAAAAGACTTCCAAAGAGCTGTCCTCTTAACTCCACATGCACACCTCTCCCTATCCCACACCCCAAAGCAcataaactaaattaaattaagtaattggtgaaatgataaataaaaaagaaagcgaGGTGATACTGAGTACCTTTCAGCAGgtcctgccaaggtatgccactaagcaACACACAGCACCAGCAACAGTTAATGCAAAGAGGTTCATTGGGGAATGGTGAGTGGAAGTGTGAAGGGCTGTGTGGGAGTGGGGActtgagagagacagaatgacaagaggaagaagagacacaagagagaaaagaagaggcaagagaggagaAGCAAAGAGATGTGAAAAAGGCAGAGATGGAAAGGGAGTGAGCTGTGCCTGGTGGGCATTTTTAAGGCTGCACGTGTGGCAGAGCTGAGGGTGGAAAGAACCCAATGACAAGTGATGACGTAATTgctgtggtggcagcagcagatgCAGGCTGCTGCGGCGTGGCAGAAACTAACAATTGGGGTGTGCATCAAacactgcctcctgcctctgcctccctaatgctaggactaaagacatgcaccaccacacctcatGATATGGATTGTTTTTTATGTCTAAATAGGAGctgatgaaaacattttcatatcTTTGTTCCTCAAtcatcttcattgtttctattttccgCATGGTCCATATCATGGTAAAGTAACCATAGGTATATACCATAGGACCTTCTGATTACAAAATAGAAGGAGATAATAAAAGTGTTATAAATATGGGGGAGGGTTGTTTTTGTAATGAGGAGCAAACAATGAATGAGAACTATGAAGTATATCCCATCAAACTCATTTTTTCCCCTGTGGTTTGACTCCATTTCTTTTGCTACAACCATTAAAATAGCTCCACACTACCACTTTAAGAATTTTGACAagtatatacacattcacatttttttttatcattaattggctttagcatttttgtttcattactgCTCTAGGCTATAACATTTGGGtaggttttagaattttttttaacttaggcaGCAGATAAAATCAGCAAACTTGCTGGATTCACTGTGGGCACAGTGAGTGCTTGCAGGGGTTTTCTCGGTGCAGCCTGCCCTGTGTGGATGCTGCTGCACGTGGAAGCTATTTCCCAGAAGGAAATATGTTTGGTTTTCACAAGCCAAAGGTGCACTGAAGAACAGAGGACTGCTGTATCTGCAGAGCTAAGTCTTCCAGCTCTTGGTTCATGGACAGTAAACATTACAAAAAGGATTTTCAGAGCTATTTGGGTTGCACATGACATCTGCAGTGTCTGTGTGTTGTTTGTGGAAAGATGGAAGAAGTTGCCAGCTgatccagaaaaacaaagcaaaacaaaaaacaaaaacaaaataacaacaaaaaaccaacaaaactggAATCATGTGGTAGATGCAAGGGCAGGACCCAGTCTAAAgacaacatttaaaacaaaaaaaagtgagaacTCTAACTGGAAACAGGATGAAAAGCAATCACATGAGTAAACTGTGGAAGGAATTTAAACACCACAATCCTGATGCTCACAGCACCTCAAGTGCCTCTCCAgcccagtctctgcttcagtaacCAGTCAGATCAAGGCTCAGATACAGAGATGGCTTCCAGCTCTAAGAGGACTccagtttttcctttttagataTTACCTActggaaaagacagaaaatacattGTGGGATCATCTTTAAGGGCAGTTTTGGCGAAGTTCTCATTGACACCCATCTCTTTAAGCCTTGCTGCAGCAGAAAGAAAGCAGCTGCTGAGAAGCCTGAGGAAGAGGGGCAGGCACCTCTGCCCATCTCCACTCAGGAGTAGTGACTGAGGTTCAGTAGAAGGGAACAAAGATTGGTTTCAACTTTGAAAAGACCACAAAGCAACAAACTGACCTCCTATTTTTAACTTGGATACCTATTATTCTGccaaaagacattttatataaCAGTTTTAATGTGTTACCCATTCCCCATCCAACAAACTCAGAAGCCAGTATCTAGCTTACTGCAAGAAAAAAAGTGTACATGATACTTAAGATGCTGAGTATTTCATTGGAAAGTGGAATGCTGTTGTAAAGTactctttaagttttttttgcttgtttaataCCCCCAAATGAATATAATTAGGGGATTTCAGGGCACAGAGGTGCGATTGTTCTATGATAAACCACATGTAGTTTAGTCTTTCTGTGGAAAGGTTGTAGTTGaggcattttaaaatgtctggCTACACTTATTTTTCCTCATGATAATTTGTCATAATTCAGAAGCATGACCTGCCTCTAGAGACAGTTAAAAATTTTGGAGTGCTTCAGCATTACCAAACTTCTGATGATTCAGACCATTAGTACTGACTATTAAGCAGGGGAGactgagatttctccaaatagcTTGGAGGAGGAAGCAATTTCTGAACACACAGGTAGCATCGTGTCACCTCCCTTCATCTTAATATTTGATAAGAAGACTTTATGTGAATCTTCTAAAACAGAACCAGAGCTCCCTCATGGGAAGGTAAGCCTGTAGGATGGGCAAGGTCCTATACGAATAGtatcaaaatatcaccatacagtaGAGAACACGCGGTTAGAAACCACTTATTAGAATGTGTAAGTCCTGGGGATGCATTGGGCATAGCTGATGCTGCTTGAGGCACATTTTTTAGAGAACTTGCAGTGTATAAATAATTGACATTGCTGCTACATGACTGTATGGGACTCACTGATATCCGTATGATTCAGTTCTagctctggatttcctcagttgaCCTTTGTGGAGATTTTATCTATAGAGTAGCCCTTTGCCTTGTCTTGACCTTATTAGGATTTGGGCTTTTGTTGCTTTTCTCCCACTATTTAAAGTAGGCTAAAGAGAAGACTTGTATATTGAGATTAAGTTGGTTAGTTGAGTTGGTTTCTTGGAGTTGGGCTTCTGAACATCCAGGTAGCTGAATGAAATGCCTCACATTAAGATCTCAGAGAGGGTTTCTCCGTAGAACGCTCCTGAAGCTGTCCAATGGCTTCTTCTCAAAATTCAGGAAAATACAATACTGCCATGTCAGACATCTCTTAGAGGGAAGGGTACATGCTGCCTTAGTATTCTGTCACTTGTGATTATTTTGAAAACTGGATTTTTAAAGTCTGTTAGTGTTTCACAACAAGGAGAGCCACAGTTTATGACAACCtgtagttttatagttttaccttgtgtgcttctttcttttgagaaaaacctACCTAGTACAAGCCACCATATGCACAGAGTGCCCAATGATTGAGCATCTCTAtttctgcatttatatatttattattagacCTCAACTGCAGTCTTCTCCCACTCAACTCTCTGCCTGTAAACTTACTGTATTTAGGCATGCACTTTGTATTAATATACTAACTCTACAAATATGTCTTATACTTTTTATACTCTTGGATAGTTATTATCAAAACCATTACTGTAGGATATtgaataaatttagttttattagaaaaaaataaaataaacaaacttgaTATTTGATGCCAAAGTAGGATACTGAATTCTGATGTAGCCTGAGAAAAATCTAgagataatatttaaaagtaaaagcagatgaagtagccgggtggtggtggcacgtgcctttaatcccagcactcgggaggcagagccaggcagatctctgtgagttcgagtccagcctgggctaccaagtgagttccaggaaaggctcaaatcTACtctgagataccctgtcttgaaaaaaaatgtagatgaagcTTTTCATCTGCCACGTAGCATTAAGTTAGTTGGTAATACTCacctattttacttttatgtatacttgtgtgtgaatgttctgcttgcatgtatatctgagtACCAGAGGCATGCTTGgtacagaggtcagaagtcattgggtcctctggaattaGAATTTCAGATGGATATGAGCCCccttatgtgtgctgggaaccaaacccaagtgctcttaactactgaaccatctccccaagccCCAAACTCATACTTCTTAAATTTAGCAGATGGAATTGGTATTCTGAGTAACCTATCTGAGACAGCCTTATGGAATTTTATCAAATGTTTTGTGTCATAAACCAACGGGAATCACCATTTCAGAGACTGGAATGAATCCTTCAGGCTTTGTTCACAATATttctaatggaagcagatgacaGTGCCAGAGCAGGTCATTACTCTACATCTCCCCAATGCAACAGTCATGCTAAAGGAGTGAGAGGTCAGAAGTCATCTCCAGTATTCACACTTGCGGCTCAGCAGTTCCCCTCTGCTGTGGGTAGTGGTAAACTTTGTTCATGCATTTCAAGGCCACTTTCACTGTTTT contains:
- the LOC131901230 gene encoding nitric oxide synthase-interacting protein-like produces the protein MTRHGKNCIAGAVYTYHEKKRDAAASGYGTQNIRLSRDAVKDFDCCCLSLQPCHDPVFTPDGYLYEREAILEYILHQKKEIARQMKADEKQRAARREEQKQLQQAAAQDQVRGFLEKEAAIVSRPLNPFMPKAATLPNTDGEQPGPRVGPPGKDKNKALPSFWIPSLTPEAKATKLEKPSRTVTCPMSGKPLRMSDLMPVHFTQLDDSGDRVGLITHSERYVCAVTRDSLSNATPCAVLWPSGAVVTLECVEKLIQKDMVDPVNGDPLTERDIIVLQRGGTRFAGSGVKLQAELSRPVMQA